The DNA segment TGCCCATTGGTTGCTATTTTTCGGCGTCCAGATGAAGCATGTCCAAACGGGTGGGGGATGGTGGGGGGATGGGGGGATGGTGGTGTTTgtatggtttttatttttatttattattattattcttttacttTACTCCTTTTTGATGTAATGGGACCAAAAGAAAACTCCGCCTCCTTCACTAGTGAACATCACTGACATTTAATGCAgcttcattttattaatttattttctataaacaGAAAATTTGCACACATTCTTTACGTTTCAGATAAATCAACAATTCGTTTCATCCCTCGTGAGAACGGCGTGCACTCGATTGATGTGAAATTTAACGGCAGCCATATTCCCGGCAGCCCCTTTAACGTGCGAGTGGGAGACACGGGAGACACCGGAGATCCTGGTCTGGTGTCGGCTTACGGAGCGGGACTGCAAACGGGCTGCACAGGTACAGAACACACCTCAGTGGGTGTACAGCGGCGTATCATCAGCACGGTCACATCACTGTAGTGTTACATGCTAAATTAGTCAGAGCTTTAAGGCCACgtcactcatctcatctcaaGCTCCTCCCCCTTATTATCTAATGACCTTGTGTTCCTTCAGGTGTTCCTGCGGAGTTTGTGGTGAACACCAGTAATGCCGGCTCTGGTGCTCTGTCTGTCATCATCGACGGCCCCTCCAAGGTGAAGATGGACTGTGCAGAGTGTGTGGATGGTTACAAGGTCACGTACACACCCATGGCACCTGGAAACTACCTGATCTCCATCAAATATGGAGGACCACAACACATTGTGGGCAGTCCATTTAAAGCCAGAgtcacaggtaacacacacacacacacacacacacacacacacacacacacacacactcacacacacactcacacacacacacactcacacacacactcagacacacacactctctctctcacacatacacacacacacacacacacacacacacacacacacacacacacacacacacacacacacacacacacactcagacacacacacatgataattgtgtgtgttgcaggtgtTCGTCTGTCAGGAGGACACAGTCTTCATGAGACATCCTCAGTGTTGGTGGAGTCCATGTGTCAGAGCTCGAGGGCTTCAACGTTCAGCTCCAAACCCAGTGTGTCTCTGCCCTCTGACGCCAGCAGGGTGGTGTGCCAGGGGGCGGGGCTATGCCGAGCCTTCATCAACACGCAGAACATGTTCACTGTAGACTGCAGCaaagcaggtaacacacacacacacacacacacacacacactctttgtcACTGTGTCTTTGCTTAGCAACTGTATTGCCATTACTTTTACATTTGGATTTTTATTCTTAGAATAATACTTTGATGGAAAGGGGCAGTGGGGCAGAGGGGAACAGGGGCAGAGGGGCAAAGGATTTAATGTCTATGGGCAGGGTTTGGGTTCAGGTGGAGCttcataattataatttaataaacatccTAAACCCTGCCCATGATCCTGTCCATAACTCCAACGCTTTTCATTTCCTATTctcacaaaattattattattattattattattattattattattgttgttattattattattattgttattattattatttcaaaaattttcttttatttgtgtgtgtgtgtgtgtgtgtgtgtgtgtgtgtgcaggtacaAACATGCTCATGGTGGGGGTTCATGGTCCCAAGACGCCGTGTGAAGACGTCTATGTGAAGCATCTGGGCAACAAACTGTACAACGTGACGTACACGGTGAAGGAGAAGGGCAACTACATCGTCATCGTGAAATGGGGCGACGACTCCGTGCCCGGAAGTCCCTTCCACATCGCTGTGCCCTAAAATGTTGTGCCCTAGATTATAGTGACTTGCAATATTGCCCTAGATCTTAAACCACCTCCGCTAGTTCCAAATGCACTacaatagagaaaaaaaactttgctgAATGCATCGACTTAACCTTCTAGCTCCTAAAACTTGGGCTGTGTTCCAATACTTAATGTAATGCACGCTTTCCCCTTGTTCCTCTCTTTGTGTTGACTCCAATGTACTCTTGCTGtgattattgtttaaaaatatcaaaataaagacaaaaatttGCACATCTAAAATCACATCACTATCACTAGTGTCACTGCAACTAGAAAACATCCCACAATCCCGTAATTTACCAATCTcttgtcttttatttaattaaaaaacaccaGTCTTATttgttacatttaatttttggTAAAATAAGTTAGTTGCTGTTTTGTGTTATAGCAAATATAAAGGCTTCTTATTTACCACATCGTCCTAAATACCATTCATTTCTCATTTTTCCTGCAATTCCGTCTCAGTTGTTGCCACTAGATGGCGCAGTCTGAACACTATCGTCTCCACACATCTACATCCTCCTGTTGCATTGAGCTTTACTTTAACAGTGAACAGAGTGCTGAGGTTTTAATAAgaagcgcgcgcacacacgcacacacacacacacacactcagacacacacacacacacacacacacacacacactcagacacacactcacactcacactcacacacacacacacacacacacactcagacacacactcagacacacactcacactcacacacacacacacactcagacacaccacacacacacacacacacacacacacacacacacacacacacacacacacacacacacacacacagagagagatgaatgtTTTCCACTGAAGTTCGATTAAAAGCCAAAGATTTTAGTTTTTCAAGAAATCCATCTGCTTTTCCACCAAACATTATAAGTACTGACAGTTAATGGAGAACAGACGAGTGAGATTAGCAGCCAGTTTACAGACACTGAGTGAAGTTAAACTAAGAGAAGTCGTTATCTGCTGGACATCAGATCATTTTATTCAAAGGGCTTTGGTTTTTAGACCACAGGGTTGACGTCTGTCCTGCTGTCACTATTAAACCCAGTGTTGGAGCTTTGCTGACTCCTGATGGGGAGATTTGGGATGTAGGATTTCTCCTCACAGAAATCTTCACCATCAGCAGTTTATTCTCAGTGGAGTTTGTCCTGTacacgagctgttactatggaaaccataaGGTATCAGACTAAACCCAGAACTCAACATTAGTGTGgctgtgaaaataaaacaaagaataaatagTGAACTTTATCTGTGATGAAGGTGACGCACTTTAGGAGAAGTGAATGATTACAGAATTAGAAcacagctgctgctgttccagaaacacatacagattattttgttttatatcctTGTTTTTGACCCCAGACTTCCATGAAACATGAATTTTGATATTAATTTtctaaaaactaaatatttaatatatgatcACCATTTAAttttttgagacaatgtgaattgttaaaagcagtTTGCAAAAGAATGAttctattaattatatttaccCCCTTGGGGTTTGTCTGGTTTTTCTGCATTACGATATGGAacaagagcattaatcagagatgCAACAAAATCCCCAAAGAATCCACTGAAGGGACcgtgcagagatccacagcagAGATGAGGAGATCCACGGGACCAGTGGAGGAGCGGCCAGAAAAAGCCACGGTCTAAACACCAACAGGAAACACGGCGTTTGCCAAAGCGCATGTGACCGACTGCACAACACTAACCAGATTACATTTTTGGCCATCAAGGAAAAAGCCATGTGAGACAATCCCCACACTTTCCACCACCCTGAGAACACCATCCGCTGTGTGAagcgtggtggtggtggtggtggtggcaccATCAAGCTGtgaggttgcttttttcctgCAGGGACCAGAAAACCGGTCAGGATTAAAGGAATAATTGAAGGCATTAGACAGAGCAATTCTTGTAGAAAACTGGTTTGAATCCACCCAAGCTTTGAGACTGGGACAGAGGTTTACCTTCCACTGGGCAATGGCCTCaaaacctgctgctgttcttgAAATTCCTGCAGGATCAATAAAGTAGATCTGTCTTTGCtaaagggggtgaatacttttgcagacctgccaaccttggaaaaattttttgagtagcaacttactgcatCGACGCGGCgtgaggtcaggcacatttgctggtcagtgttgattaagttcacaagctcacacatcacaactttttactacatttttccttcataaatactggcaaataaagtaaaacttgatctgtgcgtaaaacttaaacCTGAGACACAACACGGGTCAGGAACTTCTGAGGGGTTTATACTCGCTTCTGTTTAGATTTGCTTCCCTCTCTGTCAGTatcctcatctgacatcatgtgtattactaactgcaaggcacacacacatcacacaacatacacaacacacacaacacacacacacacaacacacacatcatcatcatcctcatgttTTACATAATAGGTTTCCACACACATTTGCATGAAAACActttgtacattattaatatgttttaaggcACAAATGGCATGTAAGAAGATTTGTATTTTACAGTACTGATGTACAGaatgtacaataacaatacttggctgctactaaaataaagagtataacGTTATGTTCATGATCGTTTGTGTATAATATCTAATACTctttatgtattgccataaattagatctaatgaactaaacagtaacttcatatctgacaTCACACACGTGTTAATGTTCTCAGTAATAATGCAGGactctagacttcactatgGTTTTGTCTGGCTGATCATATATTAACACCTCCCTCATCACTTCTACTTTCTGCTcctatttccctgcttttcacaaaacaatctgatgtccatcagatgtgatctacaggagccGGTAACAaaagttttacgcacagatcaagttttactttattttatatgtaataaaaagccatttcggcgccagtggtgaaagagggcggggcgcatgcgcacttcgtggaatcgattcatcttccctcggatagtaatgcctgtgaatgTGATGACGTATTTCACAGTTGTTCGACAGTTGttttgtgtgaaaaagaggtgttgtgaacacaagcgttgtgtgtaaactgtcatagtcgtacattttggagttgtatttgaacaaacacacaaaatctcgtatctgtaaactgtcgtggtcgtaggttttgggatccgactgcaaaattaaaatttacacacgaatgctttgaattacgtacgattattattgactttttattccatataaaataaagtaaaacttgatctgtgcatAAAagttaaacttgaggcacaacaccagACACTTGGGACACACTTGGgccccagtaaaggagtctaacaacgcctgtggttcggcaggattattaaaatggatgaaattcacaattctggccaaACGTCAAGTCGtcacttgtaaaaaacagtcactgtaagaagaactgaagaaggacagagacagatgaaaaccacatccgttttgacggctctccgcttgtagcgttgaagagttttaaactggcGCTCTGATTGGTCGAGTTATTGtcccaggttgctgcccaatgcggttacacACATAGGCACATTGCCTGGtgcacaaatgcacagacagttggACTCAAAGGCATCAGCgttttttacaatgcgtatGAAGTGACAAATCATAGCAGCGTACTGTGATGTCTGAATGtgtatctgctacacaaaatgcgtacaggttggcaggtctgcttTTGCAACTATATGTTGGTAACTACATATGAATAACATTGGTGAAGCAGATCAGTCAGGATTTCAGCCTCATCACAGCACTAGTTACTCTGATCAGGAGTCACGACACCACTGACTGCGACACTACACTAATGTTCTCAGACatttgtgggtgtggcttaaaGACTGACCTCTCAACTATTCAgctgaacaaataaaaatttttggGAAAATTACAcaggaaataaacaataaaccctGCTCGTGATGCTCACACACGGActataaaaaacagacaaaatattcAGGGAACAATTcgttttaatagtttattttgCAAAAACAGCCATCATGTTATGCAGTAAGAACACAGGCTCCGCCCACTCCTTTAATCTTTTCCTCCGCCTGACGACTGAAGAATTTGGCCTTGACGATGACGGGCTGTTTGGGCAGTTTACCCTTACCCAGCACCTTAAAGTAACCCtgaaacacacgcacgcacacacacacacacacacacacagaaccataTGATAATTTTTCCCTCTTAAAAGTGTGGACCAGTAAAAACCCCCCAATCCCAGATCATGGTCACAATATAAACGTATGAAATAAACCCAAAGCTTAATTAGGCTTGAAGCTCCTCCCACTTCATCACGGTTCCCTGAACAGCTACCTGTGACTCAGTGAGTTAGAGATCGGTCATGTTTGAACCCAAGTGCACAGTCCTGACATTATTCAGGTCACTGATGTAACATCGGTCTCCTGCGTGATGTTGTGAACACCACATGTCCCTGGGAGACGTCACTGTACACGTGAAGAGGAAGTtagtttagttatttatttaaagagcGTAACTCCTCTCTGTCCTTCAGTACAGAACGACTCCAGTCTGAACTCCTGCAGCTCGACACACATTTCAGTCATCAACCATTTTATAAAGTAACTTAACACACGTCACACTGCCTTAAACTGACAAGTCACTAAAGTCTGAtcctgtaacactaacacacagggacacagagCTTctcaaagtacacacacacacacaaacacacacacacacacctgacagagctgtgtgagtgagcagagagtaaagacactgggttttagctgtgtgtgagatggagcaCACACTCGTATGGACAGAGAAAGCTGCCATCACTAACATTCACTTTAACATTCTAATCCTaaatggggcaagtcgtggcctaatggttagagagtctgactagTAAccgtaaggttgtgggttcgagtctcagtccggccacgactgaggtgcccttgagcaaggcaccgaccccccaactgctccctgggcgctgcagcataaatggctgcccactgctccgggtgtgtgttcacggtgtgtgtgtgtgtgcactttggatgggttaaatgcagcgCACAAATACTGAGTCTGGGTCACTgcacttagccgtacgtcacgtcactaaaTCTGATCCAAACTGATGAATCTGCACCTGCACTGGAAGTCACatggtcatgtgtgtgtgctgttactGCACAGGATGACTGACAGACTGCACTGTTTGTGCCCACATGTAGATGCTGTACCACTACACTAGTGTCCCCTCCCCCCAGGACTTGGACTGATGTACTCACAGCACGGACGACATCGATGACGGGGGCGGGGCCTTCAGGTTTCTTGGCGTGGTTCAGCCGGGTCTGCTCGCTGACCAGCGTCCACAGCTTGTCCAGGTTGATGGTGGGGCAGTAGATGGTGTTCTTCTTCAGGTGGTAATGCCTCATACCCACCTTTCCAAAGTACCCTGGGTGGCTGAAAAACCACACACAGTTAAAACCCTCCACACTCAGCTTGGGGTAATAATATCCACCCCCACTGCATTAGAATGGTTCAGTTCTGTACTagatcatttttattcacttaCTATTTATCAAAGTTGATTCGATGGTGATGCAGACCACCAGCGTTACCCCGACCTCCAGGGTGTTTTCTGTgcttacctacacacacacacacacacacacacagagtcatgaacaactaaaaacacagacatttaaatTGAGAGAAAAGGTAAAAGTTCCACACTTACCCACACGACCATGGCCATGGCTCACGTGACCACGAAGCTTCCTGGTCTTTGAGTTCCTGGTAGGCTGAAATATATAAGAGCTCTTAATACAAACGGCACTGACAGTGAGGTCATCACAAACGGCGCTGACAGTGAGGTCATCACATACAGTGCTGACAGTGATGTCATCACAAACGGCGCTGACAGTGATGTCATCACAAACGGCGCTGACAGTGATGTCATCACAAACGGCGCTGACAGTGATGTCATCACAAACCGACCAATAACAACGTTCACACTGCAGTAAAACTCTTTACAGCACTAAAGTCTggtacagaaacattctgtaaCATCAGGTCTAACTAAATAAACCCATCATAACGTTACCATCAAAATAAATACCTTTATTTCTCAGACAGTCATGTTATAGCTATAAAGGACCACAGACTAcactataatgcattataacactaCACCACTATAAACCATTATAATGCATGacaatattatactatacaatatactaACACTATACattaacacaccacactactatataatacactaatacactacacacacacactacactataatacactacacacactatacaataagacaatatacactacactataacacactatacaataatacaccacacacactataatacaccacacacacactataatacaatacacaataagacaatatacaccacacacactaaacaataagacaatatacactacactataacacactatacaataatacaccacacactataatacactacacaataagacaatatacactaaacacacacattacaacacacactacaatacgctacacacacacacacaccaccccatcCTAACCCATCCTACacctacaccactacacaccctaacactaaccccagAGGTTAATAACAAcccttttgtgtgtttataacagaAAGTTGTTCCCTCAGCAGCGCCGCTACACGCGCgtcagcacacaaacacaaagtgcCTATAAACTCCACCTGTGTGTATAACTAGCACagagacactaacacacacacacactacactgtgttgcacagTTCACACACAGTCTCGTGGCCCTCACACACAGGATTACAGCGGATTGTCCGACACAACAACATCACTACAGAACCTACCATCTTGGAGGCGAcggtgaagaggaagaagaagcgGAAATCTCGCGAGTAAATACGGGATCTGTGTCTGTATAAAGCGCGCGGTCACAGCGCCACCTGCCGGTGAGGGGGAGTCCATACAGTTACTTCCGGCATCCGCGATGACGTAGTAACGCTCCTCGTGTTCCTATTGGCTGAGGCCGTGTCCACTAGCGGGGAGGATGGGAGATGCGGCGCTTCATTATgtctgcttatttatttttttttataaaataaggaATTAAAGCTAAAATACTTAAACTTCATCATGTCCATGACCACGTTTCAGAAGATGACTGtggtttcgtgtgtgtgtgtttgtgtcgcgCTGCTGCTACCGAAACTGCTTTTAtccggaggaggaggaggaggaggaggacggagggatccagtcagtgctgagggtaaagacacctcactatttataataacacacagggatccagtcagtgctgagggtaaagacacctcactatttataataacacacagggatccagtcagtgctgagggtaAAAACAcctctatttataataacacacagagatccagtcagtgctgagggtaaaaacacctcactatttataataacacacagagatccagtcagtgctgagggtaaagacacctctatttataataacacacagagatccagtcagtgatgagggtaaagacacctcactatttataataacacacagagatccagtcagtgctgagggtaaagacacctcactatttataataacacacagagatccagtcagtgctgagggtaAAAACAcctctatttataataacacacagagatccagtcagtgctgagggtaaagacacctcactatttataataacacacagggatccagtcagtgctgagggtaaagacacctcactatttataataacacacagggatccagtcagtgctgagggtaaagacacctcactatttataataacacacagagatccagtcagtgctgagggtaAAAACAcctctatttataataacacacagggatccagtcagtgctgagggtaaagacacctcactatttataataacacacagagatccagtcagtgctgagggtaaagacacctcactatttataataacacacagagatccagtcagtgctgagggtaaagacacctctatttataataacacacagagatccagtcagtgatgagggtaaagacacctcactatttataataacacacagagatccagtcagtgctgagggtaaagacacctcactatttataataacacacagagatccagtcagtgctgagggtaAAAACAcctctatttataataacacacagagatccagtcagtgctgagggtaaagacacctcactatttataataacacacagggatccagtcagtgctgagggtaaagacacctcactatttataataacacacagggatccagtcagtgctgagggtaaagacacctcactatttataataacacacagagatccagtcagtgctgagggtaAAAACAcctctatttataataacacacagggatccagtcagtgctgagggtaaagacacctcactatttataataacacacagggatccagtcagtgctgagggtaaagacacctcactatttataataacacacagagatccagtcagtgctgaggacaaaaacacctcactatttataataacacacagagatccagtcagtgctgagggcaaaaacacctcactatttataataacacacagagatccagtcagtgctgagggcaaaaacacctcactatttataataacacacagagatccagtcagtgctgagggtaaagacacctcactatttataataacacacagagatccagtcagtgctgagggtaaagacacctctatttataataacacacagggatccagtcagtgctgagggtaaagacacctcactatttataataacacacagagatccagtcagtgctgagggtaaagacacctctatttataataacacacagagatccagtcaatgctgagggtaaagacacctcactatttataataacacacagagatccagtcagtgctgagggtaAAAACAcctctatttataataacacacagggatccagtcagtgctgagggtaaagacacctcactatttataataacacacagggatccagtcagtgctgagggcaaaaacacctcactatttataataacacacagagatccagtcagtgctgagggtaAAAACAcctctatttataataacagacagggatccagtcagtgctgagggtaaagacacctcactatttataataacacacagggatccagtcagtgctgagggtaaagacacctcactatttataataacacacagagatccagtcagtgctgagggtaaagacacctctatttataataacacacagagatccagtcagtgctgagggtaaaaacacctcactatttataataacacacagagatccagtcagtgctgagggtaaagacacctcactatttataataacacacagggatccagtcagtgctgagggtaaagacacctcactatttataataacacacagagatccagtcagtgctgagggtaaagacacctctatttataataacacacagggatccagtcagtgctgagggtaaagacacctcactatttataataacacacagagatccagtcagtgctgagggtaaaaacacctcactatttataataacacacagagatccagtcagtgctgagggtaaagacacctctatttataataacacacagagatccagtcaatgctgagggtaaagacacctcactatttataataacacacagagatccagtCAATGCTGAGAGTAAAGACAcctctatttataataacacacagagatccagtcagtgctgagggtaaagacacctcactatttataataacacacagagatccagtcagtgctgagggtaaagacacctcactatttataataacacacagagatccagtcagtgctgagggtaaagacacctcactatttataataacacacagagatccagtcagtgctgagggtaaaaacacctcactatttataataacacacagagatccagtcagtgctgagggtaaagacacctctatttataataacacacagagatcc comes from the Tachysurus fulvidraco isolate hzauxx_2018 chromosome 17, HZAU_PFXX_2.0, whole genome shotgun sequence genome and includes:
- the rpl27a gene encoding 60S ribosomal protein L27a → MPTRNSKTRKLRGHVSHGHGRVGKHRKHPGGRGNAGGLHHHRINFDKYHPGYFGKVGMRHYHLKKNTIYCPTINLDKLWTLVSEQTRLNHAKKPEGPAPVIDVVRAGYFKVLGKGKLPKQPVIVKAKFFSRQAEEKIKGVGGACVLTA